One region of Terriglobales bacterium genomic DNA includes:
- a CDS encoding phosphatidylserine decarboxylase: protein MVRDGFYYGLGAVVAAVLLGLINPWLALPPLLLGAFFLWFFRDPERAIPDGPGVIVSPADGKVTAVSRLTEDGRNGQRISIFLNVFDVHVNRSPISGIITNLCYQKGKFGNAMSAGSSDENEQNVVTVEGEGQMVTFKQIAGLLARRIVFNPRPGDKLERGQRVGLIKFGSRVDVVLDENVDIQVKVGDRVAGGSSILGVLRAGQSRAEVGR, encoded by the coding sequence ATGGTTCGTGACGGCTTCTATTACGGCCTGGGCGCAGTTGTTGCTGCTGTGCTCCTGGGTCTGATCAATCCATGGCTCGCCCTACCACCATTGCTTCTCGGAGCTTTTTTCCTCTGGTTTTTCCGGGATCCTGAGCGTGCCATTCCCGATGGCCCCGGAGTGATTGTTTCTCCTGCCGACGGCAAGGTCACAGCAGTTTCGCGACTTACAGAAGACGGCCGAAATGGGCAAAGAATCAGTATCTTCCTGAACGTATTTGACGTCCACGTCAACCGCTCCCCAATTTCCGGAATCATCACGAACCTCTGCTATCAGAAGGGCAAGTTCGGAAACGCCATGTCAGCCGGATCGTCCGACGAAAACGAACAGAACGTGGTCACCGTCGAGGGCGAGGGCCAGATGGTCACTTTCAAGCAGATCGCCGGCTTGCTCGCGCGCAGAATCGTCTTCAATCCGAGGCCAGGGGACAAACTGGAACGTGGACAGCGGGTTGGACTCATCAAGTTTGGTTCGCGGGTTGACGTTGTGCTGGACGAAAACGTGGATATTCAAGTGAAAGTCGGAGATCGCGTCGCCGGGGGTTCGTCTATTCTTGGAGTGCTCCGCGCAGGTCAAAGCCGAGCAGAAGTCGGGCGATGA
- a CDS encoding DUF465 domain-containing protein — MATSLREELLASHEEFRRLAQEHSQYCQRLETLAEKRYPSTDDQLEEVRLKKLKLRLKDQMESIEQQQRQTHHQVA, encoded by the coding sequence ATGGCGACGTCCCTCCGCGAAGAGCTATTGGCCAGCCACGAGGAGTTTCGTAGGCTGGCCCAGGAACACTCACAGTATTGTCAACGCCTCGAAACACTCGCCGAAAAGCGGTACCCCTCCACAGACGATCAACTAGAAGAAGTGAGATTGAAGAAGCTGAAGCTGCGTCTCAAGGACCAGATGGAGTCGATTGAGCAGCAGCAACGGCAGACGCATCATCAAGTGGCTTAG
- a CDS encoding GNAT family N-acetyltransferase yields MSPKISPATAAAIPFILSIQHACASAAQWKHEDYATAIAQPDRLVLIAEKDSKIFGFVVAYTGIPEWELENIAVAPDVRRCGVGHALITALIERARQGGATEIRQEIRESSTAAQKLGLSAGFIQEGRRPDYYRDPVEDALLFKHLLVRP; encoded by the coding sequence ATGAGTCCAAAGATTAGCCCAGCGACTGCGGCAGCGATTCCTTTCATCCTCTCGATCCAACATGCTTGTGCTTCTGCCGCCCAATGGAAGCATGAAGACTACGCGACGGCAATTGCTCAACCTGATCGTCTCGTCCTCATCGCCGAAAAAGACTCCAAGATTTTCGGGTTCGTCGTTGCCTACACCGGCATCCCGGAATGGGAATTGGAGAACATCGCCGTAGCTCCCGACGTACGGCGTTGCGGAGTAGGCCACGCGCTGATCACCGCCCTCATCGAACGCGCGCGACAGGGTGGAGCGACGGAAATCCGTCAGGAGATCCGGGAGTCCAGTACGGCTGCACAAAAGCTAGGGCTGTCGGCCGGCTTTATCCAGGAAGGCCGACGGCCCGACTACTATCGCGATCCGGTCGAAGATGCCTTATTGTTCAAGCACTTACTTGTCCGACCATAG
- the tsaB gene encoding tRNA (adenosine(37)-N6)-threonylcarbamoyltransferase complex dimerization subunit type 1 TsaB: protein MLLLAVDTSGRQGGITLARGNGDQVEIIESASIQGGTFSAELIPQISDLLRRRQLTPGHLQGLVAVTGPGSFTGLRVGLTAVKGLAEVLKIPIAAVTSLELLLAASATQKGMLAVLDAGRGEVYAAIQNGLREEMLLSLEEAVGLAKSRNLHVLVAEPNIAAKFDHAKLVTYRSTETAARTGNSKLVAGETVDVLALDANYIRRSEAEYMQKMRR from the coding sequence ATGCTGCTCTTAGCCGTCGATACTTCCGGGCGACAGGGTGGCATTACGCTTGCACGAGGCAACGGCGACCAGGTTGAAATTATCGAGTCAGCTTCGATCCAGGGTGGAACCTTCTCTGCAGAGCTGATTCCCCAGATCTCTGACCTTCTGCGTCGGCGTCAACTCACCCCAGGCCACCTTCAAGGACTCGTCGCGGTTACTGGGCCCGGATCATTCACCGGCTTACGCGTAGGACTGACGGCTGTTAAGGGATTGGCAGAGGTCTTAAAAATTCCCATCGCTGCTGTTACCTCTCTTGAGTTGCTGCTTGCAGCGTCGGCCACGCAGAAGGGGATGTTGGCCGTGCTGGATGCTGGGCGGGGTGAAGTCTATGCAGCCATTCAAAACGGCTTGCGTGAAGAGATGCTGCTGTCGCTGGAAGAAGCGGTTGGTTTGGCGAAGTCGCGCAACTTGCATGTGTTAGTTGCCGAGCCGAATATCGCTGCGAAGTTTGACCACGCAAAGTTAGTGACATACCGCAGCACTGAAACGGCGGCAAGAACTGGGAACTCCAAGCTGGTTGCTGGAGAAACAGTCGACGTCCTTGCGCTGGACGCCAATTACATCCGCCGATCCGAGGCGGAGTACATGCAGAAGATGAGGAGGTAG
- the mce gene encoding methylmalonyl-CoA epimerase — translation MFKVDHLGIAVKSIAEARKFYEQLGMKVVSEEVVEDEKVRAALLPAGESRLELLEGTSADSVITKFIAKRGEGLHHVAIHVNDISATFEELKRKGVRLISDEIKIGVGGHLYVFVHPSATGGVLLELCQDPISAV, via the coding sequence ATGTTTAAGGTCGACCATCTGGGCATCGCGGTGAAGAGCATCGCGGAGGCTCGCAAGTTTTACGAGCAACTTGGCATGAAGGTTGTTAGCGAAGAAGTCGTCGAGGACGAGAAAGTTCGAGCTGCGCTCCTGCCCGCGGGCGAAAGCCGCTTGGAGCTCTTGGAAGGAACCTCAGCAGATTCCGTAATCACAAAATTCATCGCGAAGCGAGGCGAAGGGCTCCATCACGTCGCAATCCACGTAAACGATATTTCGGCAACATTCGAAGAGCTGAAGCGCAAAGGCGTGCGGCTCATTTCTGATGAAATCAAAATCGGCGTTGGCGGGCATCTTTACGTCTTCGTGCATCCGTCGGCGACCGGAGGGGTGCTGCTGGAACTCTGTCAGGATCCCATCTCTGCGGTCTGA
- the meaB gene encoding methylmalonyl Co-A mutase-associated GTPase MeaB: MLSPAESVNHSATSLTNFVERIRSGDVRALARAITAIENDSAQASQLMKALFPHSGNATVIGLTGSPGAGKSTLVDQLAREYRKQEKTIGIIAVDPTSPYTGGAILGDRIRMQAHHADTGIYIRSMATRGFLGGLAPATADVATLLDAAGKEIVFVETVGVGQDEIDIVRLADVTVVILVPGMGDDVQTIKAGIMEIADIFVINKSDREGAERVQREIRAMQTLAIRRDDWTPPIVKTVASDGTGVPDLVKTIASYRQYLEGKDLILRKKVSNWRERLVEMLRKALLDRLIREQLDPEHLNLYAREIAEHKRDPYSLVDELVTNFGEKHV, encoded by the coding sequence ATGCTTTCTCCTGCTGAGTCTGTCAATCACAGCGCAACATCGCTGACTAATTTTGTGGAGCGAATCCGCTCCGGCGACGTTCGCGCGCTCGCGCGCGCGATTACTGCGATTGAGAATGATTCGGCGCAAGCTTCGCAATTGATGAAGGCGCTGTTTCCTCACAGCGGCAACGCCACGGTTATAGGACTGACTGGATCTCCCGGCGCGGGAAAGAGCACGCTAGTCGATCAACTTGCGCGCGAGTATCGCAAGCAGGAAAAGACTATTGGCATCATCGCGGTCGATCCAACTAGCCCGTACACTGGCGGAGCGATTCTCGGCGACCGCATCCGCATGCAGGCGCATCACGCGGATACCGGCATCTACATCCGCAGCATGGCAACGCGCGGATTCCTCGGCGGACTGGCTCCCGCTACAGCCGACGTTGCCACGCTGCTCGATGCCGCCGGCAAAGAGATCGTCTTTGTCGAAACGGTCGGTGTAGGACAGGACGAAATTGATATCGTCCGCCTTGCCGACGTCACTGTTGTGATCCTGGTTCCCGGAATGGGAGACGATGTCCAGACGATCAAGGCCGGGATTATGGAAATTGCCGACATCTTCGTGATCAACAAAAGCGACCGCGAAGGCGCGGAGCGCGTGCAGCGTGAGATCCGCGCCATGCAGACGCTTGCCATCCGCCGCGACGACTGGACGCCTCCGATCGTGAAGACGGTCGCGAGCGACGGCACCGGCGTACCCGATCTAGTGAAGACGATTGCGTCTTATCGCCAGTACCTCGAAGGAAAAGATCTCATTCTTCGCAAGAAGGTCAGCAACTGGCGCGAGCGACTGGTCGAGATGTTGCGCAAGGCGCTCCTCGACCGCTTGATTCGCGAGCAGCTCGATCCCGAGCATCTGAATCTATATGCTCGCGAAATCGCCGAGCACAAGCGCGATCCTTATTCCTTAGTGGATGAACTGGTCACGAACTTTGGAGAGAAGCATGTTTAA
- a CDS encoding response regulator, with translation MGLKILLADDSVTAQNMGKKILSEAGHDVVTVSNGAAAAKKIAEVKPELVLLDVFMPGYSGLELCERLRNAAETAKLPVLLTVGRMEPYSPQDGARVKADGVIVKPFEATDLTAAVERFAQKSKEGKQPGDYEKTIRIAPPPGSRDDTNRESQKIAVSGSGEPRAYEQTMRLDPAQIAALLNTTAAKPEKPSVPEQEFNIPTAASPAVEEFGTPRPPRPEIPLAQAAAPAMGSDLLPTAQPSTPQPAPIPSYMAQYLDQSADDAESAVTARPAVGPSAEFDVEKRVVVPPHHKASTPATEFAVHEQLSPTIPISNEILSHRFPGDINPPPVASAEGLELTSVAPVPDAPVAQEGGLETTIQSAETPTIILKDPALVTDPHHATMDFPTQFGTDEPTIPDLTAPTEAPTASVDEFEARLNAAMSSYEEPSTDLPLPSPIDTSSGLRAELVTELPSPAEVHAGMVSELPSPTEPELEVVSELPSSSGAIAAFDETDEPFFATAPIGSSELALPEPVVQPEVTHELVPSNVVEFPSSAFNAPTAIEHPQHEIVIEEAKPEIAVDAIAASTQSADSSGSSENADVVPMAMAAVAAASAPVVAPGHPNYEAEAELARALKAAMGAEADSGSTSFAVEDVERAPSGEDANRLAAAVEKVMHRELPGLIWKIMAELDIRKR, from the coding sequence GTGGGTCTCAAGATATTACTCGCCGATGACAGTGTCACCGCCCAGAACATGGGCAAGAAGATCCTGAGCGAAGCCGGACACGACGTAGTCACTGTCAGCAATGGCGCCGCCGCCGCTAAAAAGATCGCGGAGGTTAAACCCGAACTCGTCCTGCTCGACGTCTTTATGCCCGGTTATAGCGGTCTTGAACTCTGCGAACGGTTGCGCAATGCCGCGGAGACCGCCAAGCTCCCAGTGCTCTTGACCGTCGGACGCATGGAACCGTACAGCCCTCAAGATGGAGCTCGCGTTAAAGCCGACGGCGTCATCGTCAAGCCCTTTGAAGCCACTGATCTCACCGCTGCAGTTGAGCGCTTTGCCCAGAAATCAAAAGAAGGAAAACAACCGGGCGACTACGAGAAAACGATAAGGATCGCTCCTCCGCCGGGATCAAGAGACGACACCAACAGAGAGAGCCAGAAGATTGCGGTCTCTGGCAGTGGCGAGCCACGAGCATACGAGCAGACCATGCGGCTCGATCCCGCGCAAATTGCCGCACTGCTCAATACAACTGCAGCCAAACCGGAAAAGCCATCCGTTCCAGAACAGGAATTCAATATTCCTACTGCTGCGTCTCCCGCGGTGGAGGAGTTTGGCACACCACGTCCTCCGAGACCCGAGATTCCATTGGCCCAAGCGGCTGCTCCCGCGATGGGCAGCGACCTGTTGCCCACGGCGCAACCTAGCACACCTCAGCCGGCGCCAATTCCTTCGTACATGGCGCAGTACCTGGATCAATCGGCCGACGATGCGGAGAGTGCAGTTACAGCACGGCCTGCCGTGGGTCCATCGGCTGAGTTCGACGTGGAGAAGAGGGTCGTCGTTCCGCCCCACCACAAGGCTTCAACTCCGGCAACGGAGTTCGCAGTACACGAACAGTTGTCACCAACCATTCCCATTTCGAACGAGATACTCTCCCATCGTTTCCCTGGCGATATCAACCCGCCCCCGGTGGCATCGGCGGAAGGACTGGAACTCACCTCTGTTGCTCCGGTTCCCGATGCACCAGTTGCACAGGAAGGTGGACTCGAGACCACGATTCAAAGCGCGGAGACGCCGACCATCATCCTGAAAGATCCCGCCTTGGTCACCGATCCACATCACGCGACCATGGATTTTCCGACGCAGTTTGGGACGGATGAACCTACGATTCCCGACCTGACCGCGCCAACCGAGGCGCCGACAGCTTCGGTAGACGAGTTCGAGGCCCGCCTTAATGCGGCGATGTCCAGCTACGAAGAGCCGTCAACGGACTTGCCCTTGCCAAGTCCGATCGACACGTCTTCGGGACTGCGAGCCGAATTGGTTACTGAGCTGCCCTCCCCGGCCGAAGTGCATGCCGGAATGGTGAGTGAGCTACCATCGCCAACTGAGCCGGAACTGGAGGTCGTAAGCGAGTTGCCGTCTTCCAGCGGTGCGATCGCTGCGTTCGACGAGACAGACGAACCTTTCTTTGCTACGGCTCCCATTGGATCATCGGAGCTCGCGCTTCCCGAGCCTGTAGTGCAACCCGAGGTAACGCACGAACTTGTCCCCTCCAACGTAGTTGAGTTTCCCTCTTCGGCATTCAACGCACCCACAGCCATCGAACATCCTCAACACGAGATAGTCATCGAGGAAGCCAAGCCTGAGATCGCAGTTGATGCGATCGCTGCCTCCACACAATCGGCCGATTCCTCGGGCAGCTCCGAAAATGCGGATGTCGTACCGATGGCCATGGCCGCGGTTGCGGCTGCTTCGGCGCCTGTTGTCGCGCCTGGGCATCCCAACTATGAGGCTGAGGCCGAACTAGCTCGTGCCCTCAAGGCCGCGATGGGCGCAGAAGCCGATTCCGGCTCCACGTCCTTTGCAGTTGAAGATGTTGAACGAGCACCATCGGGCGAAGACGCCAATCGCCTCGCTGCGGCAGTCGAGAAAGTGATGCACCGCGAGCTTCCGGGCCTGATCTGGAAGATCATGGCGGAACTTGACATCAGAAAGCGCTAG
- a CDS encoding serine/threonine-protein kinase has product MPGTLLAARYRIIALLGRGGMGEVYRADDLTLAQPVALKLLPEAVTNDPASLERFRNEVRIARRISHPNVCRIYDIGEADGLTFLSMEYVDGEDLASLLRRIGRLPGDKALEIARKLCAGLAAAHDKGVLHRDLKPANIMLNSQGEVMIMDFGLAELADLITEDQVRHGTPAYMAPEQLSGKEVSTKSDIYSLGLVLYEIFTGKRAFQAETLAEIVRTRTETPTPASPSSLVRDLDPGVERVILRCLEPEPAMRPASVLGVAAALPGGDPLAAALAAGETPSPQMVAAAGEVEGLAPRIAVTCLAVLLFGITLSYFLGVRISIWDKIRVEQSPEVLEHRAQEIVASLGYTAPPADIAYGFNDDFEYVKYARQNDKPLPNWDDLLKKSPPILRYWYRSSPQPMVATDYRESSLTPGIVTENDPPLTTSGMVRVVLDLDGRLISFETIPPQREDKPEGVKPVDWNPLFAAAGLDPKVLTSAEPLWNSLSSSDTKVAWTGVWPGSTRPLRVEAASLHGRPVWFSLLGPWTPASRQNPDHSTRAQRAGGMLFVVVGCIALFGATFFAFRNYRARRSDPQGALRLAMFVFAVQIALWILRAHFTLDTSIFGGLVFAVSTSLFWGVVVALIYLALEPYVRRRWPHSIISWSRLLLGRWRDPLVGRDILFGLVLGIFWVIVIQIFIAYLIHIGDVPHIGDAKILLGVRRTLGAALFLVPADIRTTLLFFLLIFLFRLVLRNEWLAAAAFVVLFSTMQSLREDYFWIAMIAFLIIYALAAIALVRFGLVSLATALFLTDFLLSAPMTANFSHWFIGSTIFIYAYATALALFAFYTALAGQKLWKEELFE; this is encoded by the coding sequence TTGCCGGGCACGCTGCTGGCGGCGCGTTATCGCATCATCGCGTTGCTGGGGCGTGGAGGTATGGGGGAGGTCTATCGCGCTGATGACCTTACGCTGGCTCAACCGGTGGCGCTGAAACTTCTTCCGGAAGCCGTCACCAACGATCCAGCCTCTCTGGAACGATTTCGCAATGAAGTGCGAATCGCCCGCCGTATCTCACATCCGAATGTCTGCCGCATTTACGACATCGGTGAAGCCGATGGCCTCACCTTCCTCTCGATGGAGTACGTCGACGGCGAGGACCTTGCCTCACTATTGCGCCGCATCGGACGCTTGCCTGGCGATAAAGCCCTTGAGATTGCACGCAAGCTCTGTGCTGGCCTCGCGGCGGCGCATGACAAGGGCGTCCTACATCGCGATCTGAAGCCCGCCAACATCATGCTTAACAGCCAGGGCGAGGTCATGATCATGGACTTCGGCCTCGCGGAACTTGCCGATCTCATCACCGAGGACCAAGTCCGTCACGGAACTCCGGCATACATGGCGCCCGAGCAGCTTTCCGGCAAAGAGGTCAGCACCAAGAGCGACATCTATTCGCTTGGGCTGGTGCTCTATGAAATCTTTACTGGTAAACGCGCCTTTCAGGCGGAAACGCTCGCGGAAATCGTCCGCACGCGAACCGAGACTCCGACTCCAGCGAGCCCGTCGAGCCTCGTGCGCGATCTCGATCCCGGAGTAGAGCGGGTCATCTTGCGTTGCCTCGAGCCCGAGCCTGCGATGCGTCCGGCGAGCGTGTTGGGCGTGGCTGCGGCGCTGCCCGGTGGAGATCCGCTTGCTGCTGCACTTGCGGCGGGCGAAACACCGTCACCCCAGATGGTAGCTGCCGCGGGCGAAGTTGAGGGACTGGCGCCGCGAATAGCAGTCACCTGTCTTGCCGTGCTGCTATTCGGTATTACTCTCAGTTACTTTCTCGGCGTTCGCATAAGCATCTGGGACAAGATACGAGTCGAGCAATCCCCTGAGGTGCTCGAGCATCGCGCGCAGGAAATCGTGGCCAGTCTTGGCTACACAGCTCCACCGGCTGATATTGCATACGGATTCAACGACGACTTCGAGTATGTCAAATATGCCCGCCAGAACGATAAGCCGCTCCCGAATTGGGACGACTTGCTGAAGAAGAGCCCTCCGATCCTGCGGTATTGGTACCGCAGCAGTCCGCAACCGATGGTTGCGACAGATTACAGAGAGAGCTCCCTCACACCTGGGATCGTCACAGAAAATGACCCGCCGCTTACGACTTCCGGCATGGTCCGGGTCGTTCTCGATCTGGATGGAAGGTTGATTTCATTCGAAACAATCCCGCCACAGCGTGAAGACAAACCCGAAGGGGTAAAGCCCGTCGATTGGAATCCCTTATTTGCTGCGGCTGGGCTCGATCCAAAGGTACTCACGTCCGCCGAACCACTTTGGAACTCCCTGTCGAGTTCTGACACTAAGGTTGCATGGACGGGAGTCTGGCCAGGCAGCACGCGTCCACTCCGAGTGGAGGCCGCGAGTCTGCACGGCAGGCCTGTCTGGTTTTCGCTCCTCGGACCATGGACGCCAGCATCACGTCAGAATCCCGACCATAGCACGAGAGCGCAGCGGGCAGGGGGTATGCTTTTCGTCGTTGTGGGCTGCATTGCGCTATTTGGAGCGACGTTTTTCGCTTTCCGCAACTACCGGGCGAGGAGAAGCGATCCTCAGGGTGCGTTGCGGCTGGCCATGTTTGTCTTCGCCGTGCAAATAGCACTTTGGATCTTGCGCGCGCACTTCACTCTGGACACTTCGATCTTTGGCGGCCTGGTGTTCGCAGTGAGCACATCCCTTTTCTGGGGCGTAGTAGTTGCGCTCATCTACCTGGCATTGGAGCCCTATGTTCGCCGCCGCTGGCCACACAGCATCATCTCCTGGAGCAGGCTTCTCTTAGGCCGCTGGCGCGATCCTCTTGTGGGACGTGACATCCTCTTCGGACTTGTGCTTGGAATCTTCTGGGTGATCGTGATCCAGATATTCATTGCCTACCTGATCCATATCGGCGATGTTCCCCACATTGGGGACGCTAAAATCCTGTTGGGAGTGCGGCGCACGCTGGGTGCTGCTCTGTTCCTCGTTCCCGCAGATATCCGCACGACACTGCTCTTCTTTCTTCTGATATTCCTGTTCCGCCTCGTTCTTCGCAACGAGTGGCTCGCGGCAGCAGCATTCGTCGTCCTTTTTAGTACCATGCAATCTCTACGCGAAGATTATTTCTGGATAGCGATGATTGCCTTCCTCATCATTTATGCATTGGCCGCAATCGCGCTGGTGCGATTTGGCCTGGTAAGCCTGGCAACCGCACTCTTCCTGACTGACTTCCTGCTAAGCGCTCCGATGACTGCCAACTTCTCCCATTGGTTCATCGGGTCGACGATCTTCATCTATGCCTATGCAACCGCACTGGCGCTGTTTGCCTTTTACACTGCGCTCGCCGGGCAAAAGCTGTGGAAGGAAGAGTTGTTCGAGTAG
- a CDS encoding valine--tRNA ligase gives MSHELPKTYDPSAIEPPWAEYWEKEKLFHVETPSKDLAQDPFTILLPPPNVTGNLHMGHMFEHTESDILVRWHRMRGETTLWIPGTDHAGIATQMLVERQLASEGVQRTGLGREKFVERVWEWRRLYGGNILKQMKRLGDSVDWSREYFTMNENLNRAVREVFVRLWEQGLIYRGEYIVNWCPRCLTAISDLEVVHEEQQGKLYEIRYPFADGSGSIHIATTRPETMLGDVAVAVNPNDDRYRELIGKKLRLPLMNREIPIIADELANPEFGTGAVKVTPAHDPNDFVMGKRHNLPMLKIMDEHARINQNGGAYAGLDRYEARKRVLADLEAQHFLVNVKDHVLSIGKCQRCQTVVEPSLSMQWFLKIQPLADKAIAAVTNGHIRFTPENYKTIYLNWMNNIYDWCISRQLWWGHRIPAWYCTDSGCARSKDDLNSQPIVGREDPFKCPDCGFTVEQETDVLDTWFSSALLPFTSLGWPEHTRDLDVFYPTSLMVTGFDILFFWVARMIMMGCHFMQDMPMADGSQRPASESVPFREVYIHALVRDAERQKMSKTKGNVVDPIDITEKYGTDAVRFTLASMASPGTDIAFNESRIEGYRNFANKIWNAARFLFMNIDKASEAGAWKQEGLASLVSSTYKLDSAAPLVDRWIEARFQQTAYDVNAALKDYRFDEAANLVYQFFWGDLCAWYIEAVKPRFDFSEGARKEAQHALNHLVKIFEGSLRLLSPFMPFITEEIWHALWQQKTPAKSIALTRFPVGAELGNAEKAAIEQMEIVQKLIESIRNQRVELKVEPKQKTPVRIFAQASTQALINSNRDLIEDGADVDGIDFSHESMAKLPGVRTTSAYEVSVLYERKIDVAAERDRLSKELKKLDSELSNAKRQLGNEGFLAKAPAKVVEGLRRRHAELEQLVRKTRVALEELEKNSTSGSNGTHG, from the coding sequence ATGTCCCACGAGCTCCCAAAAACCTACGATCCAAGCGCCATCGAGCCGCCCTGGGCTGAGTACTGGGAAAAAGAGAAGCTCTTTCACGTCGAAACTCCGTCGAAGGATTTAGCCCAGGATCCTTTCACCATTCTTCTGCCGCCACCAAACGTGACCGGCAATCTGCACATGGGCCACATGTTCGAGCACACGGAGTCGGACATTCTGGTGCGCTGGCATCGTATGCGCGGCGAAACTACGCTCTGGATTCCGGGCACAGACCACGCCGGCATCGCGACACAGATGCTAGTTGAGCGACAGCTCGCAAGCGAAGGAGTACAGCGTACAGGCCTCGGCCGCGAGAAGTTCGTGGAGCGCGTGTGGGAGTGGCGGCGTCTGTACGGCGGCAACATTCTCAAGCAGATGAAGCGGCTCGGCGATTCGGTTGACTGGTCGCGCGAGTACTTCACGATGAACGAAAACCTGAACCGCGCTGTGCGTGAGGTGTTCGTCCGGCTTTGGGAACAGGGACTCATTTATCGCGGTGAGTACATCGTGAACTGGTGTCCCAGATGCCTGACAGCGATCTCCGATCTCGAAGTGGTTCACGAGGAGCAGCAGGGCAAGCTCTACGAGATTCGTTATCCGTTCGCCGACGGCAGTGGATCGATTCATATCGCCACCACGCGTCCGGAGACAATGCTCGGCGACGTTGCGGTGGCGGTGAATCCGAATGATGATCGCTATCGCGAGTTGATCGGCAAGAAGCTGCGCCTGCCGCTGATGAATCGCGAGATTCCCATCATCGCCGACGAACTCGCGAATCCCGAATTCGGAACTGGCGCGGTGAAGGTGACGCCTGCTCACGATCCGAATGACTTCGTGATGGGCAAGCGGCACAACCTGCCGATGCTGAAGATCATGGACGAGCACGCGCGCATCAACCAGAACGGCGGCGCGTATGCAGGGCTCGACCGCTACGAAGCGCGCAAGCGTGTGCTCGCGGATCTCGAAGCCCAGCACTTCCTGGTGAACGTCAAGGATCACGTTCTCTCAATTGGCAAATGCCAACGCTGCCAAACAGTGGTCGAACCAAGCCTCTCAATGCAGTGGTTCCTCAAGATTCAGCCGCTCGCAGACAAGGCGATCGCTGCGGTCACGAACGGGCACATCCGCTTCACGCCGGAGAACTACAAGACCATCTACCTGAACTGGATGAATAACATCTATGACTGGTGCATCTCGCGCCAGCTCTGGTGGGGTCATCGCATTCCGGCGTGGTATTGCACGGACAGCGGCTGCGCCCGCTCGAAGGACGACCTCAACTCGCAGCCCATTGTGGGACGCGAAGATCCATTCAAGTGCCCGGATTGCGGCTTCACCGTGGAGCAGGAGACCGACGTGCTCGACACCTGGTTCTCGTCGGCGCTGCTTCCATTTACTTCTCTTGGCTGGCCGGAGCACACGCGCGATCTTGATGTTTTCTATCCGACATCGCTGATGGTTACCGGCTTCGACATCCTGTTCTTCTGGGTAGCGCGCATGATCATGATGGGCTGCCATTTCATGCAAGACATGCCGATGGCCGATGGCAGCCAACGTCCGGCTTCCGAGTCTGTCCCATTTCGGGAGGTATACATCCACGCGCTCGTGCGCGATGCCGAGCGGCAGAAGATGTCGAAGACGAAAGGGAACGTGGTCGATCCCATCGACATCACGGAAAAGTACGGCACCGATGCGGTGCGCTTCACGCTGGCTTCAATGGCCTCCCCTGGCACGGATATCGCTTTCAACGAGAGCCGGATCGAGGGCTATCGAAATTTTGCGAATAAAATTTGGAACGCTGCGCGTTTCTTGTTCATGAACATCGATAAGGCAAGTGAAGCTGGAGCTTGGAAACAGGAAGGGCTCGCCTCCCTTGTGAGCAGTACTTACAAACTGGATAGCGCAGCTCCGCTCGTGGATCGCTGGATCGAAGCGCGTTTTCAGCAGACGGCGTATGACGTGAATGCCGCGTTGAAAGACTATCGCTTCGATGAAGCCGCGAATCTGGTTTACCAGTTCTTCTGGGGCGATCTCTGCGCCTGGTACATCGAGGCTGTGAAGCCACGTTTTGACTTCTCAGAGGGCGCTCGAAAGGAAGCACAACACGCCCTGAATCACCTCGTGAAAATCTTTGAGGGCTCATTGCGCCTTCTCTCACCGTTCATGCCTTTCATTACAGAAGAGATCTGGCACGCACTGTGGCAGCAAAAGACCCCTGCAAAATCTATTGCGCTTACCCGCTTCCCTGTTGGTGCAGAGCTCGGTAACGCAGAGAAGGCGGCGATCGAGCAGATGGAGATTGTTCAGAAGCTCATCGAGAGCATTCGCAATCAACGCGTAGAACTCAAAGTCGAGCCAAAACAAAAAACGCCGGTGCGCATCTTCGCGCAAGCTTCTACACAGGCGCTGATCAACTCCAATCGCGATCTGATCGAAGACGGCGCGGATGTAGATGGCATTGACTTCAGTCATGAGAGCATGGCGAAGCTGCCGGGAGTCCGGACGACAAGCGCGTACGAAGTATCGGTTCTCTATGAAAGGAAGATCGATGTGGCCGCCGAGCGCGACCGCCTTTCCAAGGAGCTGAAGAAGCTTGACTCAGAATTGAGCAATGCGAAGCGCCAGTTGGGCAACGAAGGCTTCCTTGCCAAAGCGCCAGCTAAGGTGGTCGAGGGCCTGCGCCGACGTCATGCCGAACTCGAGCAGCTTGTTCGCAAAACGAGAGTGGCTCTGGAAGAGTTGGAAAAGAACTCGACGAGCGGTTCTAACGGAACGCACGGATAG